Proteins from one Acidobacteriota bacterium genomic window:
- a CDS encoding M28 family peptidase, whose translation MRTIRRISILLLLTLTPVMAQEDFMRHLRYLASDELRGRGNYDPQTELAAEYIADAFRSLNLEPAGSEGSYFQSFQLPVQVSVGPDSSVRFLYGGIYPTLQREFELIGYGWPSRTVSAPLVFAGYGISAADYDDYQGLDVEGKIALILEGEPPLAGGPSTPYSTLRYKIANARDHGAAGILFAQGPRLLRSDRQRLESGKEIHSLGIPAFRASSAWSWSFRGFLGSREEAINRSLTPRSSPIEGLRAQLRVEVNENTREARNVLGFIQGRSDEVIVLGAHYDHVGLGGPETHPELLGQIHNGADDNASGTSALLSLARELALGPTPSRSILLIAFAGEELGLLGSRHFMRQPTIDPARMICMINLDMVGRSQGEILVLGAGTAEEFEPLLRSAQRRTPLRIRTFNSPSGRSDHQPFAEAGIPVLFFTTGLHHAQYHHPDDDWPLIEVSRSIEVINLVQSVMLSLDRMPQRPQPIDLLPQPDTLGLLGQSNGVLLGIRSDANWPYPGLRLRAVDEDTPAFEAGLIEGDILIGFDGRRIDDMYDFTLALEGRSAGEDVDVMVLRQDRLLILPVRLGQREADVR comes from the coding sequence GTGAGGACGATCCGGCGCATTTCCATTCTCCTGCTGCTGACCTTGACGCCGGTCATGGCTCAGGAGGACTTCATGCGCCATCTGCGCTACCTGGCCTCTGACGAGCTGAGGGGCCGCGGCAACTACGATCCCCAGACCGAACTGGCCGCCGAGTACATCGCCGATGCATTCCGCAGCTTGAACCTGGAACCTGCGGGAAGCGAGGGCAGCTACTTTCAGAGCTTTCAGCTTCCGGTGCAGGTCAGTGTGGGACCGGATAGTTCGGTCCGCTTTCTCTATGGCGGCATCTACCCGACCTTACAGAGGGAGTTTGAACTGATCGGATACGGCTGGCCCTCGCGCACCGTCAGCGCCCCCCTGGTGTTCGCCGGCTACGGCATCAGCGCGGCCGACTACGACGACTATCAGGGCCTGGACGTGGAGGGCAAGATCGCCTTGATTCTGGAAGGCGAACCGCCCTTGGCCGGGGGGCCATCGACGCCTTATTCCACTTTGCGCTACAAGATCGCCAACGCCCGCGACCATGGGGCGGCGGGAATCCTCTTCGCCCAGGGCCCCCGCCTGCTGCGGTCAGACCGCCAGCGGCTGGAGAGCGGCAAGGAAATCCACAGCCTGGGCATTCCGGCCTTCCGGGCCTCTTCAGCCTGGTCCTGGAGCTTTCGCGGCTTTTTAGGCAGCCGCGAGGAGGCCATCAACCGCAGCCTTACCCCGCGTTCCTCCCCCATCGAGGGGCTGCGCGCCCAATTGCGCGTGGAGGTCAACGAGAATACGCGGGAGGCCCGCAACGTGTTGGGATTCATCCAGGGACGCAGCGACGAGGTGATCGTGTTGGGCGCCCATTACGACCACGTGGGACTGGGAGGCCCCGAAACCCACCCTGAATTGCTGGGACAAATCCACAACGGCGCCGACGACAACGCCTCCGGGACTTCGGCGTTGCTGAGCCTGGCCCGCGAGCTGGCATTGGGCCCCACTCCCAGCCGCAGCATCCTGCTCATCGCCTTTGCGGGAGAAGAGCTGGGGCTGCTCGGTTCGCGCCATTTCATGCGTCAGCCCACCATCGATCCGGCACGCATGATCTGCATGATCAATCTGGACATGGTGGGACGCAGCCAAGGAGAGATCCTGGTGCTCGGGGCCGGAACGGCCGAAGAATTCGAGCCTTTGTTAAGGTCCGCCCAACGCCGCACGCCCTTGCGCATCAGAACGTTCAATTCCCCCAGCGGACGCTCCGACCACCAGCCCTTTGCCGAAGCGGGCATACCGGTCCTCTTCTTCACCACCGGCCTGCACCACGCTCAATACCACCATCCCGACGACGACTGGCCGCTCATCGAGGTGAGCCGGAGCATCGAGGTCATCAACCTGGTTCAGTCGGTAATGCTCTCGCTGGACCGAATGCCTCAACGCCCTCAGCCCATCGACCTGCTGCCTCAACCCGATACTCTGGGCTTGCTGGGACAGTCCAACGGGGTCCTTTTGGGAATCCGCAGCGATGCCAACTGGCCCTACCCGGGGCTGCGTCTGAGAGCCGTAGACGAGGACACTCCGGCATTCGAGGCAGGCTTGATCGAGGGCGACATTCTGATCGGATTCGACGGACGCCGCATAGACGACATGTACGACTTCACTCTGGCCCTGGAAGGACGCTCGGCCGGAGAGGACGTTGACGTCATGGTGCTGCGCCAAGACCGCCTGCTCATCTTGCCCGTCCGGCTGGGCCAACGGGAAGCCGACGTACGCTGA
- a CDS encoding zf-HC2 domain-containing protein, with the protein MKEQGLTCREAIDFLIDYVEGEMSEEQAGAFTSHLEKCPPCRDYLETYREAIRMGKEACCEEEEIPLDPHLTEAILAAIRKS; encoded by the coding sequence ATGAAGGAGCAAGGACTGACCTGTCGAGAAGCCATCGATTTTCTCATCGACTACGTAGAAGGGGAAATGTCGGAAGAGCAAGCCGGCGCCTTCACCAGCCACCTTGAGAAGTGCCCCCCCTGCCGAGACTATCTGGAGACCTACCGGGAAGCGATTCGCATGGGCAAGGAGGCCTGCTGCGAAGAGGAAGAAATACCCCTCGACCCTCACCTGACCGAAGCCATTCTGGCGGCCATCCGCAAGTCCTGA
- a CDS encoding sigma-70 family RNA polymerase sigma factor, which translates to MATPRYRSEAEDSDLVAALKIGDETAFRQLVEQQGPRMLSVARRFMRDDDQARDVVQEAFIQVYRKIGTFKQKAKLSTWLHRIVVNTALMRIRSRKRKREDSIEDMLPGFLEDGHQANPARPWSDSGEKLLQRKEVRQLVRDAIDRLPDNYRTVLLMRDIEEMSTAETAQALEITENAVKIRLHRARQALREQIDPALRKEAL; encoded by the coding sequence ATGGCAACTCCTCGATACAGGTCGGAGGCCGAGGACAGCGATCTGGTCGCTGCTCTGAAGATAGGCGACGAGACAGCTTTCAGGCAACTCGTCGAGCAGCAGGGGCCCCGCATGCTCTCAGTGGCGCGCCGCTTCATGCGCGACGACGACCAGGCCCGTGACGTCGTCCAAGAAGCCTTCATCCAAGTTTACCGCAAGATCGGCACGTTCAAGCAAAAGGCCAAGCTGAGCACCTGGCTTCACCGCATCGTCGTCAATACGGCATTGATGCGCATCCGTTCCCGCAAGCGCAAGCGGGAAGATTCCATCGAAGACATGCTTCCCGGTTTCCTGGAGGACGGGCATCAAGCCAATCCCGCCCGCCCCTGGTCCGACAGCGGAGAAAAACTGCTGCAGCGCAAGGAGGTCCGCCAACTGGTGCGGGACGCCATCGACCGCCTTCCCGACAACTACCGTACCGTTTTGTTGATGCGCGACATCGAAGAGATGTCGACGGCGGAAACGGCTCAAGCCTTGGAGATCACCGAGAATGCCGTCAAGATTCGCTTGCACCGGGCCCGCCAGGCCCTGCGCGAGCAAATCGATCCCGCGCTGCGCAAGGAGGCCCTATGA
- a CDS encoding M20/M25/M40 family metallo-hydrolase has product MPKRYLSVFFASLLFLRLAAAQDLPEHRLSRESIEQDLRFLASDELMGRFVTAEGGRLAADYIETRLKEAGARALPSLQGYRQKVPLSEIPQAPSEGSLRLLETEFRAPESLLQLLSPALQGSFPTAVAERLDDLPEKLEGKLVVLPFGDPDRPDSAFAGVRAGADKAEEVGSRGAVALVEVFIGPGFDGFAAFLGRSRVLPREEETTPPIVHLMASATEELWTRLREAQDLEAVLDIPSRLSQSVWADNVVAWVEGSDPELRDQYVALGAHYDHVGADRNLPGASEEDFIYNGARDNGMGVTALLAAARALAEKPPRRSVLLIAFTAEEVGLLGSSYLAEHPPVELSKLVFLLNSDTGGYTDTDVVTVVGLERVTARPLIEKACREFGMEAIPNPAPEQRLFNRSDNIPFARKGVPAPTFSPGFRAWTAELVKHYHRPSDEVTEDFDFDYLLRFSQAFAHAIRLIGDEPSQTGWEEGQSFAEAWRELYGNKP; this is encoded by the coding sequence ATGCCCAAGCGATACCTGTCCGTCTTCTTCGCCTCGCTTCTTTTCCTTCGTCTGGCGGCCGCCCAGGACCTGCCCGAGCACCGACTGTCGCGGGAGTCCATCGAGCAGGACTTGCGCTTCCTGGCCTCAGACGAGTTGATGGGACGCTTTGTGACCGCCGAGGGCGGACGCCTGGCCGCCGACTATATCGAGACGCGTCTCAAGGAGGCGGGAGCCCGCGCCCTGCCCTCCCTGCAGGGCTACCGTCAGAAGGTCCCCTTGAGCGAGATTCCGCAGGCCCCCTCCGAGGGGTCGCTGCGGCTGCTGGAGACGGAATTCCGAGCCCCCGAGAGTCTGCTGCAGCTGCTCAGTCCGGCCTTGCAGGGGAGCTTCCCGACGGCAGTGGCCGAGCGGTTGGACGACCTGCCCGAGAAGCTCGAGGGCAAGCTGGTCGTGCTGCCTTTCGGCGACCCTGACCGTCCTGACTCGGCCTTTGCCGGGGTACGGGCGGGAGCGGACAAGGCGGAAGAAGTCGGCAGCCGGGGAGCCGTGGCGCTGGTAGAAGTCTTCATCGGCCCCGGCTTCGACGGTTTCGCAGCCTTTCTGGGACGATCGCGGGTGCTGCCCCGCGAAGAGGAGACGACCCCTCCCATCGTCCACTTGATGGCGTCTGCAACAGAGGAGTTGTGGACCCGCCTCAGGGAGGCCCAGGATCTGGAAGCCGTTCTCGACATCCCCTCCAGGCTGAGCCAATCGGTCTGGGCCGACAACGTCGTAGCCTGGGTGGAAGGATCCGATCCGGAACTGCGCGATCAGTATGTGGCCTTGGGCGCCCATTACGATCACGTGGGAGCCGACCGCAACCTGCCGGGAGCCAGCGAGGAAGACTTCATCTACAATGGCGCCCGCGACAACGGCATGGGCGTAACGGCCCTGCTGGCGGCCGCCCGGGCCCTGGCCGAGAAGCCCCCCCGCCGCTCAGTGCTGCTGATCGCCTTCACGGCCGAAGAGGTGGGCTTGCTGGGAAGCTCCTATCTGGCCGAGCATCCTCCCGTGGAACTGAGCAAGCTGGTCTTTCTGCTCAATTCGGACACCGGCGGATACACCGACACCGACGTGGTCACGGTAGTAGGCCTGGAGCGGGTCACGGCGCGTCCACTTATCGAGAAAGCCTGCCGCGAGTTCGGCATGGAGGCCATTCCCAATCCCGCTCCCGAGCAGCGCCTGTTCAACCGCTCCGACAACATCCCCTTCGCCCGCAAGGGGGTGCCGGCTCCCACGTTCAGTCCGGGATTCCGGGCCTGGACGGCGGAGCTGGTCAAGCACTACCACCGGCCCTCGGACGAGGTGACCGAGGACTTCGACTTCGACTACCTGTTGCGCTTTTCCCAGGCTTTTGCCCATGCCATCCGCCTGATCGGCGACGAGCCTTCCCAGACGGGGTGGGAAGAAGGTCAGTCCTTCGCCGAAGCCTGGCGGGAACTGTATGGCAACAAGCCGTAG